In bacterium, one DNA window encodes the following:
- a CDS encoding zinc ribbon domain-containing protein: MPIYEYHCLGCDQEFEFFKQGEEEPKCPKCDSQAVKRLFSLFGFSSKGSKGSISSSPSSSCSSCTAASCSTCR, translated from the coding sequence ATGCCTATTTATGAATATCATTGTTTAGGCTGCGACCAAGAGTTTGAGTTCTTTAAACAGGGAGAGGAAGAACCTAAATGCCCTAAATGTGACAGTCAGGCAGTAAAACGACTTTTTTCTCTCTTTGGCTTCAGTTCTAAAGGATCGAAGGGCTCTATCTCTTCCTCTCCATCAAGCAGTTGCAGCTCCTGCACGGCGGCGAGCTGCAGCACCTGCCGGTGA
- a CDS encoding NifU family protein produces the protein MREKVEEALNQIRPMLQADGGDVELVDVEGGQVKVRLTGACGGCPMSQMTLKMGVERAIKNLVPEVAEVVAIE, from the coding sequence ATGCGAGAGAAGGTAGAGGAGGCCTTGAATCAAATAAGACCTATGCTTCAGGCTGATGGTGGCGATGTGGAGTTGGTTGATGTGGAAGGAGGCCAGGTGAAGGTTAGATTGACCGGGGCTTGTGGCGGCTGCCCGATGTCTCAAATGACTCTTAAAATGGGGGTGGAGCGAGCCATTAAAAACCTGGTGCCCGAGGTAGCAGAAGTCGTTGCCATAGAGTAA